In Muribaculum gordoncarteri, the genomic window GTCACTCATTTGATGCGCGTGACATCGATCCGCGCGACCTTTGGGAAACCTATCTGCCCGCGTTCAAGACCCTTGTCGACGCAGGGGTGGGGCAGGTGATGTGTGCCTACAACCGTTTTGAGGGCGAGCCTTGCTGCAGCAGCAAGAAGCTCCTCATCGACATCCTGCGCAACGAGTGGGGTTACGACAAGATTATCGTGACCGACTGCTGGGCCATGAACGACTTCCACAACAAGCGCGCCCACGCTACCCATCAGTCGGGTGTCGACGCAAGTGCCGATGCAGTGCTGTCGGGCACCGATCTCGAGTGTGGCTCCGACTTTGGCAACCTGCGCGAGGCCATCGACCGCGGTCTTATCACCGAAGAGGCTATCGACGAGAGCGTCATGCGACTTCTTGAAGCGCGTTTCAGCCTCGGCGAGATGGACGATGACGCTTCATCGCCCTGGGCGTCGATTCCCATGTCGGCTGTCGACAGCAAGGCCAACCGAGCCCTCGCTCTCGACATGGCGCGCAAGTCGATGACGCTGTTGAAGAACAACGGCGTGCTTCCGCTGGCACGTAACGCTTCGGTAATCGTCATGGGCCCCAATGCCAACGACTCGGTGATGCAGTGGGGCAACTACAACGGATTTCCGTCCCACACCGTCACCGTGCTTGAAGGAGTGCGTGACATCACTGGGCGTGACATTCCCTATCTGCGTGGATGCGACCACGTGATCAACAATAATTTCGTGTCGTGCTTCAATCTCCTGTCATCTGACGGAAAGCCGGGACTCACCGCAACCTATTGGAACAACAAGTCACGCGACGGTCAATCGGTGGCCGTGGAGCGACTCACCGTTCCCGTCAACAAGTCGACCGGCGGTGCCACGGTGTTTGCCCCCGGTGTCAACCTCACCGGTTTCTCGGCGCGTTACGTGGGCACATTCAAGCCTGAGGAGTCGGGACGCTACACCATGCAGCTGCGCACCGACAACGGCTTCCGTCGCCTTTCGGTCGATGGCGTTACGCTCGTCGACAACTCGACCAAGGGCAACCGCAACACCTACACCTGCACCTTCAACGCCGAGAAGGGCAAGAGTTACGACATTGAGTTGCTCTACGGTGCCGGCGACCGCACCGCGCTGCTCAGCTTCGACATAGGCATGATCAAGGACTACGACACCAATGCAGGTGACGCCGATGTGGTGATATTCGTAGGCGGAATCGCTCCGTCGCTCGAAGGCGAGGAGATGCCCGTGAGCGTGCCCGGATTCCGAGGCGGCGACCGCGAGTCGATCGAGCTTCCGGCTATGCAGCGCAATCTGCTTAAGAGCCTCAAGGCGCAGGGCAAGAAGATTGTCTATGTCAACTGTTCGGGTTCGGCCGTTGCGCTCGCTCCCGAGGATTCGATATGCGATGCCATTCTCCAGGCATGGTATCCAGGTCAGGCCGGCGGTACTGCTGTCGCCGAGGTGCTTTACGGCGACTACAACCCTGCCGGACGACTTCCCGTGACATTCTACCGCGACGACTCGCAGCTTCCCGACTTCCTCGACTACAGCATGGATGGACGCACCTACCGTTACATGAAGGATAAGCCGCTCTATGCGTTTGGTCACGGATTGAGCTATACGACATTTGACTACGAGTCGGCTTCGCTCGACCGCAAGTCGGCCAAGTGCGGCGACAATGTCAATCTCAATATCAAGCTGCGTAACGCAGGCAAGCGTGACGGCGACGAGGTTGTGCAGGTCTACATCCGCAAGGAGGGTGACTTCGGCGGTCCCGTCAAGACGTTACGTGCCTTCAAGCGTGTGACATTGCCTGCCGGAGCAAGCCGTGACATCGCATTCACGCTCACTCCCGACGCTTTCAAGACCTACGACCAGAAGTCGGGACGCATGGCTGTCACACCCGGAAAATATGAGATTCTCTACGGCGGCTCGTCGGATAATCTTAAATCATTGCACCTAACTTTAAAATAAATACTACACCAACCAATCAATCAACCAATTATGAACCATCTAATTACCGCTGTGGTCATGACGCTACTGCCAATGACCGCGTTGGCCGTAGACGACACTCCTCACGGAACTCCCGCTTCGACCAACATCCCCGAAGCGCAGTATCCCTGTGTCGATTCACAGTCACGCGCCACGTTTAAGCTTGCTGCTAAGGATGCCAAGGATGTAAAAGTCGACATCTGCGGCAAGAAGTATGACATGACAAAGGATGCCGACGGCGTGTGGACCGGAACCACCGATCCGCTTGTCGAGGGCTTCCACTACTATTTCCTTGTTGTCGACGGTGTTTCGGTCATCGACCCCGCTACCGAGGCCTTCTTCGGCTGCGGCAAGATGTCGGGCGGCATCGAGATTCCCGAGTCAAAGGAGGCTGCCGCTTACTATACGTTTGACAAGAACGTTCCTCACGGACAGGTGCGCGAGTGCAAGTATTACTCCAATCTGGAGAATGCCGAGCGTCGCTGCTTCGTCTACACCCCCGCCGAGTATGAAACATCGCCTCAGAAGCGTTATCCCGTTCTCTACCTCCAGCACGGAATGGGCGAGGACGAGCGCGGATGGTCGCAGCAGGGCATGATGGCCAACATCATGGACAACCAGATTGCTGCCGGCAAGTGCGTGCCCATGATTGTGGTTATGGACTACGGCAACTGCGGTTACTCATTCGGAGCACGCAAGGGCGAAACGATGGAGCAGTTTGGCGCATCGTTCACTCCCATCATGCTTGAGGAGATCATTCCTTTCATCGACGGCAACTTCCGCACTCTCACCGACCGCGACAACCGTGCCATGGCAGGCCTCTCATGGGGTGGACGCGAAACATTCCAGACCGCGCTTCCCAATCTTGACAAGTTCTCGCACATAGGCACATTCAGCGGCGCGCTCTTCCTCCCGCTTGATCAGATACCCACTCTCTACGGTGGCGTGTTTGCCGATGCCGACGCTTTCAACTCCAAGGTTCACACCCTCTTCATGGGAATGGGCTCGGAGGAGAATTTCGGAAGCGACCGCATCAGCCAGGCTCTCCGCGACAACGGCATCAACTGCATCTACTATGAGTCGCCCGGCACTCATCATGAGTGGCTCACATGGCGTCGTTGCCTCAATGAATTTTTACCGTTGATATTTAAATCTGACAAGAAATGAAAAAGACATTGATATTCATAATGCTTTTGACGCTGGCACTCGGCAACACCATCGTTGCCGGGGATGCCGGCAAGCCCGAAGGGCAGGTTTCGGTAAATGCCGTGCGTCGTTCGCAGGTGCCCCGCATCCTGCCAGGCAATCGTGCGGCATTTGAGGTTAAGGCTCCCGAAGCCAAGAAGGTTCAGCTCGACCTTGGCCGTCTTTATGACATGACACGCGACGACAACGGTGTGTGGCGTTGCGTCACCGATTCGCTTATGCCCGGTTTCCACTACTATTTCCTCGTTGTTGACGGCGCAAGGGTTGCCGACCCGGCAAGCGAGTCGTTCTTCGGCTGCGGAGTCATGGCTTCGGGTCTTGAAGTGCCCTACGCCGAGGGTGACAAGCGATTTGAGTTGGCCGATGTGCCTCACGGCGAAGTGGTGCAGCGTCGCTATCACTCGTCGGTCGACAATGCCGACAAGCGCATGTTCATCTACACTCCGCCGGGCTACAACAGCTCGACCGACCGTTACCCCGTGCTCTATCTTCAGCATGGTGGAGGCGAGGACGAGCGCGGATGGTCGCAGCAGGGCCGCACCGACATAATCATGGACAACCTCATTGCCCAGGGCAAGGCCGTGCCTATGATCATCGTGATGAGCGACGGCAACAGCCGTGACTTCACCGAGGAACTTATCAAGGAATGCATTCCCTTGGTCGAGAGCAACTATCGCGTCA contains:
- the xyl3A gene encoding xylan 1,4-beta-xylosidase, which gives rise to MRFILSTLLAIVSLVASAQVSEPYRDASLGAHERAADLLTRLTLDEKISLMMDVSPAIERLGIPEYNWWNEALHGVGRAGLATVFPQSIGMAATFDNDAVLAAFNAVSDEARAKYNGFRREGRHGRYQGLTFWTPNVNIFRDPRWGRGQETYGEDPYLASVMGEAVVNGLQGPADSKYIKTIAGAKHYAVHSGPEWNRHSFDARDIDPRDLWETYLPAFKTLVDAGVGQVMCAYNRFEGEPCCSSKKLLIDILRNEWGYDKIIVTDCWAMNDFHNKRAHATHQSGVDASADAVLSGTDLECGSDFGNLREAIDRGLITEEAIDESVMRLLEARFSLGEMDDDASSPWASIPMSAVDSKANRALALDMARKSMTLLKNNGVLPLARNASVIVMGPNANDSVMQWGNYNGFPSHTVTVLEGVRDITGRDIPYLRGCDHVINNNFVSCFNLLSSDGKPGLTATYWNNKSRDGQSVAVERLTVPVNKSTGGATVFAPGVNLTGFSARYVGTFKPEESGRYTMQLRTDNGFRRLSVDGVTLVDNSTKGNRNTYTCTFNAEKGKSYDIELLYGAGDRTALLSFDIGMIKDYDTNAGDADVVIFVGGIAPSLEGEEMPVSVPGFRGGDRESIELPAMQRNLLKSLKAQGKKIVYVNCSGSAVALAPEDSICDAILQAWYPGQAGGTAVAEVLYGDYNPAGRLPVTFYRDDSQLPDFLDYSMDGRTYRYMKDKPLYAFGHGLSYTTFDYESASLDRKSAKCGDNVNLNIKLRNAGKRDGDEVVQVYIRKEGDFGGPVKTLRAFKRVTLPAGASRDIAFTLTPDAFKTYDQKSGRMAVTPGKYEILYGGSSDNLKSLHLTLK
- a CDS encoding alpha/beta hydrolase-fold protein, whose product is MNHLITAVVMTLLPMTALAVDDTPHGTPASTNIPEAQYPCVDSQSRATFKLAAKDAKDVKVDICGKKYDMTKDADGVWTGTTDPLVEGFHYYFLVVDGVSVIDPATEAFFGCGKMSGGIEIPESKEAAAYYTFDKNVPHGQVRECKYYSNLENAERRCFVYTPAEYETSPQKRYPVLYLQHGMGEDERGWSQQGMMANIMDNQIAAGKCVPMIVVMDYGNCGYSFGARKGETMEQFGASFTPIMLEEIIPFIDGNFRTLTDRDNRAMAGLSWGGRETFQTALPNLDKFSHIGTFSGALFLPLDQIPTLYGGVFADADAFNSKVHTLFMGMGSEENFGSDRISQALRDNGINCIYYESPGTHHEWLTWRRCLNEFLPLIFKSDKK
- a CDS encoding alpha/beta hydrolase-fold protein, whose amino-acid sequence is MKKTLIFIMLLTLALGNTIVAGDAGKPEGQVSVNAVRRSQVPRILPGNRAAFEVKAPEAKKVQLDLGRLYDMTRDDNGVWRCVTDSLMPGFHYYFLVVDGARVADPASESFFGCGVMASGLEVPYAEGDKRFELADVPHGEVVQRRYHSSVDNADKRMFIYTPPGYNSSTDRYPVLYLQHGGGEDERGWSQQGRTDIIMDNLIAQGKAVPMIIVMSDGNSRDFTEELIKECIPLVESNYRVIAGPEGRAIAGLSMGGIHALNAAITHPELFSNLGVFSSGWWATSAAPGGMGNDTEKYYDRIKKDTDYFNRQFRNVWISMGGKEDIAYNNCQVMMKRFDDLGLKYEYFETPGGHTWPVWRESLYRFAQRIFK